From a single Candidatus Izimaplasma bacterium HR1 genomic region:
- the hsdR gene encoding Type-1 restriction enzyme R protein: MAFDNELAFEKELITLLSHHGWEKEIIKNPTEEDLLKNWAGILFDNNRELDRLNNQPLTDSELQQILEQINTLRTPVKLNGFINGKTVSIKRDNPNDPIHLGKEISLKIYDRMEIAAGQSRYQIVSQPRFKTSGVLNDRRGDIMLLINGMPVIHIELKKSGIPVSQAAYQIENYSRAGVFRGLFSLVQIFVAMNPEDAIYFANPGENNKFNSDYYFHWADFNNEHINDWKIVTSTLLSIPMAHQLIGFYTVADSNDGLLKALRSYQYYAVRSISNKVAKTDWSAQNNLGGYIWHTTGSGKTMTSFKAAQLISSSKDADKVIFLVDRIELGTQSLKAYRNFANENEDVQATENSKVLATKLKSTNPKDTLIVTSIQKMSNISEDEEGLRTKDIELMKSKRVVFIVDEAHRSTFGDMLYTIKNTFSQAIFFGFTGTPIHEENEHKDSTTADVFGNELHRYSIADGIRDKNVLGFDPYKVSTFKDKDLRQAVALEKAKSKDVSEAISDPIKSIKYYEYMNNVPMVGSYNDSGKYIKGIEDYIPMVQYDNNEHRSKVVNDIVDNWVTLSRNYKFHSILATSSINEAIIYYRLFKVLDLDLKVVGLFDPSIDNVGGAAFKEDGLVELLEDYNERYSQSFTIGNWGKYKKDIASRLAHKTPYISIEKTPDKQVDLLIVVDQMLTGYDSKWINTLYVDKLMKYEHIVQAFSRTNRLFGPDKPFGTVKYYRKPHTMERNIRTSIKLYSGDKPLGLFVPKLKDNLDKMNSVYTQIESLFNSNGDFDFSKLPDDPASKAKFSKLFRQLNESLEAAKIQRFKWEDVKVANEISKDDLIIKFDETNYLTLALRYKELSGSTNGSGSGDTPYEIEGYLTEIPTGLIDTNYMNSNFNKYLKALDTGNEKDVKNTLDELHSSFSSLSQEEQKYAYIFLHDIERGDVKVIEGKNLREYITEYQVKAKNDQISLCASIFGLDEVKLRFFMTNRITMESINEYGRFDDLKNTIDFKLTRSYFENLESKKLSPPRIHMKLDEFLRKFIIEGGFEIKDVEGQP, encoded by the coding sequence ATGGCATTTGATAATGAACTAGCCTTTGAAAAAGAACTTATAACCTTATTATCTCATCATGGTTGGGAGAAAGAAATAATCAAGAATCCTACTGAAGAGGATTTACTAAAAAATTGGGCTGGTATTCTATTTGATAATAATCGTGAATTAGATCGATTAAACAATCAACCTTTAACTGATTCGGAGCTGCAACAAATTCTAGAACAAATCAATACATTAAGAACTCCTGTTAAATTGAATGGATTCATTAATGGTAAAACTGTTTCTATAAAAAGAGATAATCCAAACGATCCAATTCATTTAGGTAAGGAAATAAGTTTAAAGATATACGATAGAATGGAAATAGCAGCAGGACAAAGTAGATATCAAATAGTTAGTCAACCTAGATTCAAAACATCAGGTGTATTGAATGATAGGCGCGGAGATATCATGCTCCTAATAAACGGGATGCCTGTAATTCATATTGAGTTAAAGAAATCTGGTATTCCTGTAAGTCAAGCAGCATACCAAATTGAAAACTATTCTCGAGCAGGAGTGTTTAGAGGATTATTTTCACTTGTTCAAATATTTGTTGCTATGAATCCTGAAGATGCAATTTACTTTGCTAATCCTGGAGAAAATAACAAGTTCAATTCAGACTATTATTTTCATTGGGCTGACTTTAATAATGAACACATAAATGATTGGAAAATAGTAACTTCAACATTACTTTCAATTCCTATGGCACATCAGTTAATTGGATTTTATACTGTTGCTGATAGCAATGATGGATTACTAAAAGCGCTAAGAAGCTATCAATATTATGCAGTTCGTTCAATCTCTAATAAAGTAGCTAAAACAGATTGGAGTGCTCAAAATAACCTAGGTGGTTATATTTGGCATACTACTGGATCTGGAAAAACAATGACAAGCTTTAAGGCGGCACAATTAATATCATCTTCAAAAGATGCGGATAAAGTAATCTTTTTAGTGGATAGAATAGAATTAGGAACGCAATCACTAAAAGCATATAGAAATTTCGCTAATGAAAATGAAGATGTACAAGCTACAGAAAATTCAAAAGTACTAGCTACAAAACTAAAAAGTACGAATCCTAAAGATACATTGATTGTTACATCAATTCAAAAGATGAGTAATATCAGTGAAGATGAAGAGGGATTAAGAACAAAAGATATTGAATTAATGAAATCAAAAAGAGTTGTTTTTATTGTTGATGAAGCACATCGTTCCACTTTTGGAGATATGCTTTATACTATTAAAAACACTTTTTCACAAGCTATTTTCTTTGGGTTCACAGGAACTCCTATTCACGAAGAAAACGAGCATAAAGACAGCACTACAGCTGATGTGTTTGGAAATGAACTCCATCGTTATAGTATAGCTGATGGAATAAGAGACAAAAATGTATTAGGATTTGATCCATATAAAGTTTCTACTTTTAAAGATAAGGACTTAAGACAAGCAGTTGCTTTGGAGAAAGCGAAATCAAAAGACGTATCAGAAGCAATATCTGATCCTATTAAAAGTATAAAATATTATGAATATATGAATAATGTTCCAATGGTTGGAAGTTATAATGATTCAGGAAAGTATATAAAGGGAATTGAAGATTATATCCCAATGGTTCAATATGACAATAATGAACATAGATCAAAAGTTGTTAATGACATAGTAGATAATTGGGTAACATTAAGTCGTAACTATAAGTTTCATTCAATATTAGCTACTAGTAGTATTAATGAGGCCATTATCTATTATAGATTGTTTAAGGTTTTGGATTTGGACTTGAAAGTTGTTGGACTTTTTGATCCGAGTATCGATAATGTTGGAGGAGCTGCTTTTAAAGAAGATGGTCTTGTAGAACTACTTGAAGACTATAATGAGAGATACTCTCAATCTTTCACTATTGGTAACTGGGGAAAATATAAGAAGGATATTGCATCTAGATTAGCGCATAAAACACCTTATATTAGTATTGAGAAAACTCCAGATAAGCAAGTCGATTTACTAATTGTTGTTGATCAAATGTTAACTGGATACGACTCTAAATGGATCAATACATTATATGTTGATAAACTAATGAAATATGAACATATAGTTCAAGCTTTCTCTAGAACAAATAGACTGTTTGGACCAGATAAACCATTTGGTACGGTTAAGTATTACAGAAAACCACATACAATGGAAAGAAATATTAGGACTTCAATCAAACTATACTCGGGGGATAAACCACTAGGACTGTTTGTTCCGAAATTAAAAGATAATTTAGATAAAATGAATTCTGTTTACACTCAAATAGAATCCTTATTTAATAGTAATGGTGACTTTGACTTTTCAAAACTACCGGATGATCCAGCATCAAAAGCAAAATTTTCTAAACTTTTCAGACAATTAAATGAAAGCTTAGAAGCTGCCAAAATACAGAGATTTAAATGGGAAGATGTTAAAGTCGCAAACGAGATATCTAAGGATGACTTAATAATTAAGTTTGATGAAACAAACTATCTTACATTAGCGTTAAGATATAAAGAATTATCAGGTTCTACAAACGGTTCGGGATCAGGAGATACTCCATATGAAATAGAAGGATATTTGACTGAAATCCCTACAGGATTGATTGATACTAATTATATGAACTCTAATTTTAATAAATATCTAAAAGCACTAGATACTGGAAATGAAAAGGATGTTAAGAATACACTCGATGAATTACATAGTTCTTTTTCTTCATTATCACAAGAGGAACAGAAGTATGCATATATCTTCCTGCATGATATTGAACGTGGTGATGTAAAAGTAATAGAAGGTAAAAATTTACGTGAATATATTACAGAATATCAAGTGAAAGCAAAAAATGATCAGATATCACTATGTGCTTCTATATTTGGACTTGATGAGGTAAAACTTAGATTTTTTATGACAAATAGAATTACTATGGAATCTATAAATGAGTATGGTAGATTTGATGATTTGAAAAATACAATTGATTTTAAACTAACTAGAAGTTATTTTGAAAACTTGGAATCGAAGAAACTATCACCTCCAAGAATTCATATGAAGTTGGATGAGTTCCTTAGAAAATTCATTATTGAGGGTGGATTTGAAATAAAAGATGTTGAGGGACAACCGTAA